The following are from one region of the Thermococcus cleftensis genome:
- a CDS encoding FYVE zinc finger domain-containing protein — protein sequence MKLYEPVTLAMPLARKLGEFIVEKGRLPNGEELRAVLREMGLEESCLDRSMAVFRSRFLVAIAFPRETVVIDVIPSSGELSDALEVIAYRDRKLESFIVEIVPANDLEYEGNIGIEPVIINEKNLTLESNPVLGHFEEDGEGLFLVIDPKTHERWKSEGDVHVCPICGGELAWKGKKAYCRDCGYGVKVVGE from the coding sequence ATGAAGCTCTACGAACCCGTTACCCTCGCGATGCCCCTGGCAAGAAAGCTCGGCGAGTTCATCGTGGAGAAGGGCCGACTGCCGAACGGAGAGGAGCTTAGGGCGGTTCTTCGCGAGATGGGCCTGGAGGAGAGCTGCCTTGACAGGAGCATGGCGGTGTTCCGGAGCAGATTCCTGGTGGCCATAGCGTTCCCCAGGGAAACGGTGGTCATCGACGTCATACCCTCGAGCGGAGAGCTGAGCGACGCGCTGGAGGTCATAGCGTACCGGGATAGGAAGCTGGAATCGTTCATCGTCGAGATAGTTCCTGCCAACGACCTCGAGTACGAGGGAAACATAGGGATCGAGCCCGTGATAATAAACGAGAAAAACCTCACGCTTGAGAGCAACCCTGTTCTGGGCCACTTCGAGGAGGACGGTGAGGGCCTCTTCCTTGTCATAGACCCAAAGACCCACGAGCGCTGGAAGAGCGAGGGAGACGTCCACGTCTGTCCCATCTGCGGTGGAGAGCTCGCCTGGAAGGGGAAGAAAGCCTACTGCAGGGACTGCGGCTATGGGGTGAAGGTGGTGGGAGAATGA
- a CDS encoding aldolase, with amino-acid sequence MSRAIKTQLVRYSRKAHERGLTAAFGGNLSVRSGGLVFIKATGAVMDEMTGEQVAVVSIDGNQISGVRPSSEYRLHLEVYRRRPDVRAIVHLHPPYAIAASTTVDVELPVITPEAEIYLKRIPVVPFRPAGTQELAEVVADALCHADAVIMERHGTVTVGRSLREAFYKAELVEESAKLWYLSKRDK; translated from the coding sequence ATGAGCAGGGCAATCAAAACCCAGCTCGTTAGGTACTCCAGAAAGGCCCACGAGCGCGGTTTGACGGCCGCCTTTGGCGGAAACCTGAGCGTCAGGAGCGGGGGTCTCGTTTTTATCAAGGCCACAGGGGCAGTGATGGACGAGATGACTGGAGAACAGGTGGCGGTGGTGAGCATAGATGGAAACCAGATTTCGGGAGTTAGGCCTTCCTCCGAGTACAGGCTCCACCTGGAGGTCTACAGGAGGAGGCCCGACGTCAGGGCGATTGTTCACCTGCACCCGCCGTACGCCATAGCGGCCTCCACCACGGTGGACGTGGAGCTACCGGTAATAACGCCGGAGGCAGAGATATACCTAAAAAGGATTCCAGTAGTCCCGTTCAGACCCGCGGGAACCCAGGAGCTGGCGGAGGTTGTTGCCGACGCCCTCTGCCACGCCGATGCGGTGATAATGGAGAGGCACGGCACGGTTACGGTCGGGAGAAGTCTCAGGGAGGCGTTCTACAAGGCGGAGCTCGTTGAGGAGAGCGCGAAGCTCTGGTACCTGAGCAAAAGGGACAAGTGA
- a CDS encoding UPF0147 family protein, translating to MSELIQQIVQVLKEQVVQDTVVPRNIRRAAEQAIEVLLDESKEPAVRAADAIAILEEISEDPNMPMHTRTIIWEVLGALEQVK from the coding sequence ATGAGCGAGCTGATTCAGCAGATTGTGCAGGTTCTCAAGGAGCAGGTCGTCCAGGACACGGTCGTCCCGAGGAACATCAGGCGCGCCGCCGAGCAGGCCATCGAGGTCCTCCTCGACGAGAGCAAGGAGCCGGCCGTTAGAGCGGCCGATGCCATAGCAATCCTCGAGGAGATCAGCGAGGACCCGAACATGCCGATGCACACGAGGACCATCATCTGGGAGGTTCTCGGCGCCCTCGAGCAGGTGAAGTGA
- the cobO gene encoding cob(I)yrinic acid a,c-diamide adenosyltransferase, with product MSWKDKLGLVHIYTGNGKGKTTAAFGLAVRMLGSGGKVIILQFMKAPDVYGEQKKIAECGAVIESFGLPKFVHGKPEPDDIEAAKKALQRAKEVVSSGEWDLVVLDEICVAMGFGMLDVGEVREMIKNKAPNTELVLTGRYCPEELFELADYVTEMREVKHPYQRGILARKGVEF from the coding sequence ATGTCCTGGAAAGACAAGCTCGGCCTGGTTCACATTTACACCGGCAACGGGAAGGGGAAGACCACCGCGGCCTTCGGCCTCGCCGTGAGGATGCTCGGCTCCGGCGGAAAGGTGATAATCCTCCAGTTCATGAAGGCTCCCGATGTGTACGGCGAGCAGAAGAAGATAGCGGAGTGCGGCGCGGTCATAGAGTCCTTTGGCCTTCCAAAGTTCGTCCACGGCAAGCCCGAGCCCGACGACATAGAGGCGGCCAAAAAAGCTCTCCAGCGCGCGAAGGAAGTTGTCTCGAGCGGGGAATGGGACCTAGTGGTTCTCGACGAGATCTGCGTCGCCATGGGCTTCGGCATGCTCGATGTGGGGGAGGTTAGGGAGATGATCAAAAACAAGGCCCCCAACACTGAGCTGGTTCTGACCGGCCGCTACTGTCCTGAGGAGCTGTTCGAGCTTGCCGATTACGTGACGGAGATGAGGGAGGTGAAGCACCCCTACCAGAGGGGGATCCTGGCTAGGAAAGGTGTTGAGTTCTAA